One genomic window of Anaplasma centrale str. Israel includes the following:
- a CDS encoding YggT family protein, which translates to MHPVAYLVDTLLSIYNIALITWVLLGWLIAMGVVNRYNEFVYRVFSALSRALNPAISVLRRYVPSVSGFDFSPLILLVAISFFRYALRYYFG; encoded by the coding sequence ATGCACCCAGTGGCCTACCTTGTTGATACATTACTGAGCATATATAACATTGCGCTCATTACCTGGGTGTTGCTGGGGTGGCTGATTGCCATGGGTGTTGTTAACAGGTATAACGAGTTTGTATACCGGGTGTTTTCCGCGCTGTCTAGGGCACTTAACCCTGCTATCTCCGTGCTCCGTAGGTATGTACCTAGCGTTTCAGGTTTTGACTTCTCTCCTCTGATACTCCTGGTGGCCATAAGCTTTTTCAGATATGCCCTGCGCTACTATTTTGGATAG